Genomic window (Tachysurus fulvidraco isolate hzauxx_2018 chromosome 20, HZAU_PFXX_2.0, whole genome shotgun sequence):
CTTACAGAAATATGAACTAAGGATGAGTTAAGGCATGTACGAATCGTGACATAATGATGAGTTCATTTTAACTACGGCATGAATAATGACCGCCTTTAATAAATGTAAGTACAGGTTTGTTacttaatgtattaattaacacaGACATAGATATGTTGTATAATTACGAGTATGAATTAAACACAAATTTCaaattgtttatataattaacCATATCCAGCTGCATACACAAGCAATACTGGATTACTTTAACCATTTACATTGATTCTTTTCTTCAAGtttactaataataaacactgctaaTTTCATCTCAACCCATTTTGGGTGATTATCCAACTATTTGTCTCCAAATCCCACTGTAGTATTCATAATCCAGCAACATCCaacagtgtatgtgtgcacaTCTTCATATGGCAAAAGATTTTGAATGTATGCACTTTTAATTCATGTTATTTCTTATAGATAATGTTTGAGACAGTTTACTCCTACCTGTCATTATTCACTAATCAAACTAATCAAATTCATAAGACTCATGTCATAGTTAGAGTTAGCTCTTTATTAGTTCATGTCTTAACTGTTCGTTAGCTCCTATTTAAGTAAATATTAATTCCGGTTTCAGTGCATGATTATTCATGTTCTGTTACtgtaaagttcattaaatcaTATAAAGTTGTTAATTAAGTCTTTATGAAGATTATTTGTTGAACAGGTGGTATATGTTAATGATCTGAACTTCCTGCCCTTATGGACAAGTTGGACAAGTTGTTTTTTCCTTAAAAGTACTGTGTTTAAGTTGAAAACGGTTTAAGTTGAAAGCTAAAACCATTTGCCATCTAAAGTATCCATAATGAACCCTAAGAGTCAATGCCTATGGTAATTAATATGAGTGTGTTTGCCCAAATAACGTTAGTCCAGCTCGTTTACTAGCCATAAAAGTAAATGTCCAAGGATAATATCCTATACGCTGCATAAAACTGTACCTCATGAAATCTTCAGTTAATCACACAGTCATATTCCTCTACCCTCTATTTCACATCAGCCCAAAATTACAGAAATGAGTAATTTAGTTAGATAAGCATAATTACCCTGCTATATCACACCATCCCCAAGGCCATGGTATTATGAGAGTAGAAATAACAACTTATATCCACTGTTCAACCTTTAAattgggtgagagagagagagagagagagagagagagagagagagagagagagagagagagagagagagaggttactGGTGATTAATGAGAGATttctaatgtaaaaatgttgatGTGTGTTGACATTTGCTCTGCCTGAGGATAGGTTATGTGTTATTGAAGGTGAAGTGCTGAaggataaaatattttaaataaataataaatgaaaaaaaaatacatttttgttcatttttattttatatatatatatatatatatatatatatatatatatatatatatatatatatatatgtgtgtgtgtgtgtgtgtgtgtgtgtgtgtgtgtgtgtgtgtgtgtgtgtgtgtgtatatatatatatatatatgtgtgtgtgtgtgtgtgtgtgtgtgtgtgtgtgtgtgtgtgtgtgtgtgtgtatatatatatatatatatatatatatataataacaaaataaaaatgaacaaaaattgAACACAAACTtgaccaatatatatatatatatgcagtatatatatagaatCACAGAGAATGTTAGAAGATAAACAGATTAGACAAAAAGACAGCATaccaaatgtaaaaaatacagcatacagaggACAAACATTTCAGATATAACTGGGAAGCTCCTTGGGAATCAATAGTCTTTGACCATGACCTTACTGAAGCTGGTTTGGCTATATTAATCACATCAGTGGTTCACTGCCTAGTGATATTTATACCTGATGCCTTCTGATTCTGTGTAAATTAACATATATACCAATACACAAACTCAAAACATATgcaatatttaatatacatGTAGTACAATAAGGAGTGGGATCCCATTTTATGTCCTATGTATGCGGTTGAATATTCCCTGTGCTGTGTATGCATTTAAATTGAATTAGTTGATGAGCTCAATTATTCAAGGTAGATTCAACTTATAATTCCAAAACGTATTCCAGTTAGGATTAAATCAAAGCAAATTTTATAAGCCAGTTTAATGAGTCTGTGTATAcaagatactgtatatgtgatttTGCAGCATTTAGAAGAATGAGACATAGACTTCATGAAAACTAATTGGGATATCTCAGAGGACCCCATATGTTTTTATAGCTGATCTCAGAGTAAGGTATAAAAAACAATGATGTCTTGGACAGAGTAAATATGCCTTTTAACTCTAAGATATTACAGCAAACCAAATCATTAAGTGTAAACATGCTTTCATCTCTACAAGCAAAGCATGTAAATGGTTGTCAGCAAGACAGGAAATTGTAGTTAATCAATGAATAGTATTGCTAGGATCCTCTTGTTATTTTATCAGCTGCTCACCAAGCCTTCAGAATGATGCTTGTCACCCCACAGAAATTTAGATATAATTGGTTACCAATTTACCAGCAAAGGGAGAATAGAAACagagaatatttatttaaatgctagAGAGTCTACCTAAAGAGGAACTGTCAGTGATCTCCACCAGTCCACGGGTTCCCGGTCTGTTCTGATGTTCTTTGGCGATTGTTGAAaaacatgtgtttgtttttttataccaAAGTGGTGTCTGAGGAATGAAGGTTTGTTTTATACAAGTTAATCTCATAACCAAAAAGGGACCTGAATTCATCAAACAGCTGAAAACCTTATTCCGTAGAGATGTGGTAGAAGTTATAGGTAGAGGAGCAGAGACAATCAATTccattcaaatgtatttgtatagcacttttaacaatggacattgtctcaaagcagctttacagatcataATACAagaaatttaatattatacagagattaatataatacaaaaaataatctTAGACttatgtataaatgtgtttgtatttattcctaatgagcaagcctgaggtgactgaagcgactgtggcaagaaaaaaaactgccTTAGAtggaaaccttaagaggaaccagactcaaaagggaacccatcctcatttgggtgacactaaagggtgtgattataaatatacaatccaGCAATTGTGAGGTGACTTTGCTCATTGCACTGCAAAGTTAAAGGCTTATGACCCTAAATGAAGTGGTGAGCATCTAGTGAATAATCTgcttggaatcgtctgcttctAGAACACACAGGAGTCTATGCTTGTTATCAGCTGCAGAACGCTACTTAAACCCACTCTGGATGTAATGGATTAGCTTGTTCAATACTAATTCAGTCTGTGTAGATTTAACAAAACAGACACTCTGAGCAACGTTGCAAGAAATATGCCTGACAACCATCACGACCTCTATATAGATATGGCGGATtacatgtttttcattttattattattattaatacagcaATGTGATTAACTACTTTTCTCATGTCACAGGTTCATCATCTAAATTTAAACTTTTATGCAACTGCCCTGGTTTAATGCAAGAGGAAATTATGATTCAGAGTTCAATGATTTTGCAcatttgattcatttaaatCATTGTTGATTGACCGTGATATTGATAATGAAGTAAAACTGTTGGTATGATGACAGCCTTATTTGGCTGTGTGGTACAAATGCTGTGATCACTAGAATGTGCCATTCTCTGTGATATGCACTATATGAATGCTTGGATTTTTGTCGCAGATCGTAGATTCATCAGTGAGGGCGAGTATTTTGAGATGACTGCGATCACCAAAGAACAGTCAGGATCATATGAGTGCATCTCTTCAAATGACATCTCACCCCCTGACGTGAGGACGGTACAAGTCACAGTAAACTGTAAGTCTACTGTCAGTCCCGCTGATATGAAAGAATCACCCGTACATTCAATAACACTGACACGGTCATTTATGATCATCATTAGTATAGTGCATTCACCCCACAGATCCTCCGGTCATTTCGCGTACTCGCAACACTGGGACGGCTGTTGGACAGAGAGGAGAGCTGCAGTGCGAAGCATCAGCTGTTCCTCTTGCTGACTTTCAGTGGTACAAAGAAGAGCGCCGGTAcgttttctattttaaaacaacagtttttcaacacaatgtttttttttagcacttcACAGTTAACGGCTAACAAGGACACACGGAATCATAGATCCAAGCAGCACCTTTGGGGATCTGTTGGTGTTCCAGAAACAAGGCCGTAGAGATTTGGGTTTAACCATCAGGGAATTGAGCTGAATACTTGTTTTACTCTGGATTTAGCAGCAGCGTTACAATGGACTTACATCCAATTGCCAAATATAAGcatgaatataaagaaaaaaagtagCCACTAAGAGACACTAAGAGACTTTATTGTAACACTAAGAGACTTTATTGTGAGTCTTGCACTGACTTCCTACATTTaggtatacagtaaaaacagcaaaaaaaatgcGATTCTGCTTACATATgaaattatccaatcagccaattatGTGGCAGGGAAATAAGAGGATACCAATCATAGGAAAATgaaagccagactggtttgagATGTCAGGAAGTCAACGGCAACtgaaataaccactctttataATTGTTATGAGCAGAGAAGCATCTCAAAACATACAACATATCAAACCATGAGATGGATGGtttacaacagcagaagatgaCATGTTGTTGCACTTCTGTCAGCCAAAACCAGGAATCTGCAGTTACAGTGGGCACAAACCATGACAGGTGAAGATGGGAAAGCGATCAGGCAATGTTTATTTCAAAGTTGATGTGAAcatgaactgaagctcttgatctgtatctgcatggTTTTATGCACTTCACTGCCACCACATGATCGGCTTATTGGATAATTGTATGAATGAGCAGATGCAGAGCTGACCAGGAGGTGTTTATATACAAGTTAGATGTCTGTGTTTCGGGAATAAAATAGCAAGGAATGAGAAGGTATGTATAGAGTATTTGGAACGAGTACCCAAGGgtaaagaatataaatacagcaatatatatatgagaaataCAGAAGTAAATGTGTCATAATTATACAAGATAACGCGTGTTCGTAGGGTTGATAGGTCTGAAAAGGGTAAAAATAGCCAGATGGTTGTAAGAGTGATGATGTGTAAGGATGAACatggaaatatttttcttttttgctcaaGCAAACATCATAGTGAAGCAATTaatgagatttttttacataaatattaccTACCTATAACAATATGCATAGGCAGACATCCTGTATATtcaagcttttctttttttttctttttttgcttatttagtatttaatttttCGTATTTTAGTGGAAAGGAATCTGCCAAAGGAATCAGAAGATGACAGTTTCAATGATAGTGTAGAAAATCCTGATTAGGTTTCAGAGCATGCAGGTTACAgtgcagatgatgatgatgatgatgatgatgatgatgatgatgatgatgatgatgatgatgaacctTATGATATAAAGATGCTAGAGCTTATTGACACAGACATTGGTTGTAGATACAAGACGTAAAGTGACTAAAAAATTGTAATTCATGGAAAAAAGTTAACCATGCCTGTAAATTCTAAGGAAATATTTTTATCATTGGATCATTTTGGGGGTTGAAAGGAGTTGAAAGAGTTAATTTAACACTTGATGTCATTTTACGCGGTTATAGAATTATAAAGTAATATATAAGTGTACTTGAACTGAGAAATGTCTATGGCTTCGGTATTTTAAACGTAGAAACAAAATCTAGATCTAACTGGGAAAAGCAGCTCTGGATTATCTGGATTTACAGATTATACTAATAGTGTAGCATCCGAAAGATGTGTTCAAAAACAATCTCGAGGTTAGAGCTCTTTAAGAACAGTGTACTGACAGATGAAACTAAAAATGATGTACCAGTGTTATacctaaggtttttttttaaattattattattactttattacctAACCTGGGAATTGAAACTAAGCACCTGAGCACTCTTAACAATGACCTTGTTTATTTCAGCCTTTTCAACGGACTCAACGGAGTCAAAATCGAAAACAAAGGTAAACAATCTATGTTGATATTTTTCAACGTGTCTGAAGAGGACTATGGAAACTACACGTGTGTGGCCATGAACATGCTGGGAATCACAAATGCAAGCATAATCCTGTACGGTAAGGAAACATTTAATAATTAGTTTCATTTAGACAAACCACCACAACATGAATAATGAATATCTGTATTCTGATgtcattattacacacacagctcacagctAAGGATGATTTTAAATGTGTGAGAACTCCtaagtatttaaaataatgtctAGCTGAAAATTTTGTGATTTTAAGATAGTAAGggttaaataattttatttatttatttatttttaacacttgagcatttttttgtggcttagtggttggcattTTTGTCTTGTACCTCCggggttgtgggtttgattttcACCTCTGCCCTTTGTGTGGGAAGTTTGCCTGTTTTCCCCATGTGTTCTGTGGgtattctggtttcctcccccagtccaaagacatgcattgtaggctgattgcctatggtgtgagtgtgtgtgtgaaattgtgctctgcgatgggttggcacaccaTCTAGAGTGCCCCGGCCATGTGCCATGTGTCCCCTGAGATAGACTCTaagctccctgtgaccctgtatAAAATAAGcagatggatgtatggatggttGGATATATTCAGTGGGATGTAAATAACACATTGGCaatttataacacattataaattCAAGATTCTCTTTAAAACTTGTTTTACCGCAAAGAAAAATTTCACCATGAATAATTGTGATGTGTTTCTAtgattcttatatatatatatatatatatatatatatatatatatatatatatatatatatatatacagtatcctgtgtgtgtgtatatgtgtgttaaCTGTATATATCACTGTTAGCTACTAAAAACCTAAGCAATAAGTCATTATAATGAGAAAGTAATAAAGACTGCAAACTGGCTCAGAGTTTCAAAATACAGTGCAATTGTTACATCAGAGCTTGGCTTGTAAATGATCTATGAGATGACAAGCACAACGGCACTGGCCACAACGCTAGCATGAAAGTTAATACTTCAGAAGCTGATCTTTTAGAGAGGAGAAATGAGGGAACAAAGCATTGCAGAATCTTTGTGAGTTACTGTAAGTAGAGAAGAAGCAAGAGCTAAAATTCCACTTATATCACTATAAGCAGGTAGTAGAACAGCATTGTGGGTGATGTAGGTCCATGAAAGAAGCGTATTGTATCAGGATGATACTAGACACAAATATTTCcatataaagaaatatttgttCCTACCTTAAGATTGTTTTGATTCAGGCATCTGGTAAGTGTGCCTCCAGGACACCACCCTAGGGAAGTGATGAGGATGAGACCCTGGGGCAGATCAGGGATTAGATGTAGAGATTATATCTATTGTCTAGCCTGGAAGCACCTGGCTATCTCTGTGGAGGATCAGGACGAGGTGTCTAGGGAGAGGACAGTCTGGGTATTTCTGCTTAGAATGTTGCCACCAAAGCTAGTATCAGAATCAATGTCAACCGAAACTCAAGCTTTCATTAGCAGTAttggaaaacaaaagaaaaatgagcTATTATCTATTGGTATAGATTTAAATAAGGTTCTGTCTGGTTTAGAGTTTgctttgataaataaatgtgaacagTTTCATTCACATTACTGAATCAGGAAACacataaacgcacacacacacacacacacacacacacacacacacacacacacacacacacacacacctgatcgAGAGCACTTAAGTCATACGGAGGTGGTGTAAGTACTCAGAAtgtgtgctttctctctctccacaggcCCAGGAGCGATACACGATGTGAACAGCGCTGCACATTCTCCATCCAGCTCTGTCTGCCCACTGCTCACACTCATTCTCTTTTATCTCAAGTTTTGATGCTAGAGACACCAACAACTGCATCAGCCCCTCTCGACATAAAGCAAAGACAGACTCAGAGTCCCATCATTAGAAACAAAccactattattgttattatttggtttgaacttttttttttccttccaggAGTTGGGCTAGAAAATAGATTTGGACTATGAGTCTGTCACATGAGAACGTGAGACTTCACAGGATAGGGTTCTGTGGCTAGCTGGTAAATATAGTGatctcttcatttttttttttttaaatgtcaaagaaaagcaaaaagtcACTtgatcgtaaaaaaaaaaaaaactaaataagtACATGGATGGTTTTGCTCGGTATTGAAATGTGTGAGTCGAGATGTCCGTATCATGTCAGCTttccttgtaaaaaaaaaacaaaaaaaaacaaatggagTTCTTGCAATggattcttctttttaaataatcaacaaaagTGCAAAAAATCATGTGATATTTGATTTCCTGTACCTGTACAGATGTATACAGTGGAATACTTACAGTTCATTTGAATATGAGTGAGGTCAGTCTGTGCGTAATATAGCtcacatttcctaaagaaaagaaaaaaaaaacaacagtctgGTGTGTATTATAATGTTCATCTGTCACTGAAATAATGTTCTGATTTTTTAAAGGACTGCTgcatcaccacacacagacagtaggTCGGTAGGTTAGCCATCTTACCTGGTCTTTTTAGATCCTTATTTTAGACACTCTTTACAGTAATATACATGTATAATTAGGAAGTAAGAAACACACTGGATTTGAACATTTGATGCAAGATTTGTGCACATTTAGGCTTTTACTTCTGCAGATGATGATCTATATGTGGAACGAGGCCCTAAATACCGCATGTGTATTCAGAAAAGCAAAAGTATTATCAattattcatttacagtatacaCTTCCTGTAGAATTGGGAAATTTCCTGTTCAATGATGATCATAAGGTTATAAATAGGGATGCACTGATACCATTTTTTAAAACCAAATACGAGTATGAGTATGTGTTCTGGTACTAGTCAATACAGATAAACTCACATACTGATACTTAAACTGAGTAACCGACTAATTATTACGCAATCACGTTCATcatagaatattttatttaactttatttagtcaggttttttttttgggtgctAGTTATGCTCTCCTGATGCCGAGTTATAGATTGTACTTGTAGGTTGATGCTCTCACAGTTTGCAGTCTGCTTTGCCTTGATTGACATTAATCGTGAAATGTCTAGCTCGTTGTCATTCCGTGTCGTCTGTACACCCGGTTTACCACATGCTGTATAGTATCACATGATATCAAATTATAGTACTGGAGCAATGAGCACTGACTGAACACGGTACTGATCTGATACCTGATCCCTGTACTGGTATCGATGCATCCCTAGTTATAATATGAACTGCTTACAAATGAGGAAAACCCTTCATTTTTTAAGGtatgtttttaatcattgttTGTTTACTCTCTGTTGAGGTATTTTACCAGTGTTCTCTCTCAGGTTTTAAGGGATGACTTTAATTTTTGTGTGCCTGTGAATGTCTATGCTTAAATCCTTATGGCAAAGGATATTAAAAATAAGGCCAACACCATTATTTGCTATGGTTagtatgcattatttattactcTGTATTCTCAAAGCTGGTTTTTAAAAGTGCATTAGATGCATTTTATTCCCATGCCTTCACCATGCAATTTATCCCTCCTCCTGCCCCACCCTGACCACCGAACTACACCCCTGACACATCCCCCTGTGTATCTtcttgtgtgtatatgtaaccTTGATAAGCTTGCCACTTTCTCTGTCACACCTCTGCAcctgttactctctctctctaaaagcAGAGCTCGAATGCAGTCAGCACCTTAATGAGGAGATTTGGATGCTTCCCAAGGAGAAACAGTTATCAGCCCATGACATTACACCAGCTAGCCGCACTCACTTgcatgtgcaaacacacacacatacacacacacacacagaaagagagagagacagagagagagagagagagagagagagagagagagagagagagagagcgcatagGAATGAAAACGTGTACACTAAAGATTTTACAAGAACAAATCTTCTActccactcaaacacacacacacacacacacacacacacacacacacacacacacacacacacacacacacacacacacacacaaatctactGCATAATTTTcataaattgatttattttcttgttctttttaaaattatttttaaaattattattattattattattattattattattattattattattattattattattattattattacagatgtAAGAGTGTGTTTTGCATGTGCTGAGGGATTTTATTTTCCTGTAGAGAAATTGGCCGTATTACCttaaagataattaaaaaaattaactttaactttaatgAACAATACGTTCATCCACTATCTGTGCTGCAGAGCTGAAGATAAATAGGGAATGTACATTGGGACACATTCCAAACATTACCAATATAATTTTAGtccaaatattttataaagcagaTTTGTAAAAGGTTCCTGAAGAATAAAAGTAGAAAAGTAAATGCAACCTAGTAGTTGAGCTGAGCTGAACAACAGCACAGATACACTTTGCCAGACAAATGCTTTAAATCACACCATTTGAAATAATCCTTAAGATAAAGATTACAAATTACTGTTTTTATTGGAAGACGCTAGCAAAAGTCTTTAATATAGTTAAGCACTAAAGAGGCAGCACACTCCCTGTGTGGGTTTCATAGGTACTGTAATACTACCACTGATAAATAATGAATCTCTTACCTTTAGtcttaaaggttttttttattattattatttttatttatttattatttatttatttatttatttatttatttatttatttatttatttatttttttacaaaactaATTATTTTGATTAAGAGATTCCAGGTGTTCAAAAACTTTTGACTGATAGTGTATGAAGCTTAAAGATGTCCACAGTGAAGTATCCACCTGTCGTCTTACCTTCTGGAACATGAATTTATCTGCTTTATATAGGAGCAGGGAACGAGATGTTCCTCAGCTTGAAGAAGTGCCGGTCAATCTGCATTAAATACTGTTCTGAAGTACGACAACAATGTATTTTAGCTCAGTTTTGTTGAATTCTTTATTTGGATTGATGAGTAGTTGTTGTGTTGAGTTGTTTGAGTTTTCCGGGAACGGCCGCTCTTTGGCGGTTGCAcggcaaatcacaggtttataataATGCGTTTGTTCTAATGCatcactgtttctatagtaacagatcaATCACTGTTATACAGCAGACGCTCACACGATTGCGTCCTAACTATGATAAAAAGCATTGTGTACACTCTTATAAAAAAGAGTTTCCTTAGTTAAGGGTCCATAAAATCAACCTTTTCTGAGGTTGTACAGTTCTCCTTAGATCCGTTAATGTCTCCACCAGATAGACGACAGAAGAACAGTGAAGTATTCCAGATTTGACGTGAACATTGTATATTTTTCGTATTGTTTATCCCTAACAGTGTATAACTCATATGTCATGTAAATGAATGATTtctcaattcattcatttctcaATTTGCACCTCACTTTCTGACATGAATTTCACATAtcataagtaaataaaagtctttCAAAAAtcctccagcactgccttaTAAACAGTGTATGCAAtgtatatgaatgtgttatAAAGTCCCAGTATACTGTAGGTAACTATTACAATCCCAGACAATTAAtgtaaaaacagtgttttattattattattattattattattattattattattattat
Coding sequences:
- the opcml gene encoding opioid-binding protein/cell adhesion molecule isoform X2 — translated: MFNPVGCVLAAWLLALIVYPGVPARSGDSYLKDNITVRQGDSAVLKCNVDSKVSRVAWLNRTTILFTGSEKWSLDPRVVLLNNTAVTEYSIKILDVNLHDEGPYVCSILTNKKPESTKVHLVVQVPARIVNISTDITVNEGSNVSLMCLAIGRPEPSIIWKYRSARDRRFISEGEYFEMTAITKEQSGSYECISSNDISPPDVRTVQVTVNYPPVISRTRNTGTAVGQRGELQCEASAVPLADFQWYKEERRLFNGLNGVKIENKGKQSMLIFFNVSEEDYGNYTCVAMNMLGITNASIILYGPGAIHDVNSAAHSPSSSVCPLLTLILFYLKF